Sequence from the Verrucomicrobiia bacterium genome:
GAAACGCGCTCGCGAACCCTGAGAGCGCGTCTGAAAATGGATGATGCAGTTAGACTCACGCAAGTCGGCGAAGTTGAATGCGTATCATAGCCAGATGGATCCAAGCTTGGGCGCTGGATTCGGTTCGTTCGTAGTCGCGGACCAAACGACGGTGCCGCATGAGCCAGCCAAAGGTGCGCTCGACAATCCACCGGCGCGGCAAGACTGCGAAACCTTTCTTCGCATCCGAGCGCTTCACAATCTCCACATTCAACTCCGGCCAGTGGTCACGCACCCATTGAGCGAAGTTGTCGCCACTGTAACCGCCATCGGCCCAGAGTTTCCGCAGTCGCGGGAGCCATCCGCTCACTTGCTGGAGCAGCTTCTGTCCTCCGTCTCGCTCCGGACAACTGGCCGGCGTAACAAACACCCCCAGGATCAGCCCAAGAGTGTCGACCAGGATGTGGCGCTTGCGCCCCTTGATCTTCTTGCCAGCGTCGAATCCAACCTCGCCGCCGTGCCCGTCAGACTTGACGCTTTGGCTGTCCATGATGGCTGCGCTCGGCTGCGGATCACGCCCTTGATCCTCACGCACGCATATGCGAAGCGCGTCGTTGAGGGCAGCCCACGTGCAATCCAACGTCCAACCCCGAAATACGTGGTAAACCGTCTTCCAAGTCGGGAAGTTTTGCGGCAACAGGCGCCAGGGGATCCCGCCCTTGAGCACGTACAGGATCGCGTTGATCACAATTCGGCGATCAGTCTGCGGGCGGCCGAGTCGTTTGGGTTGTGGCAGCATGGGTTTAAGATATTCCCATTGCGCGTCGGTCAGATCGGTTTCAAAAGAGGCGTTTTGCATCGCCTCAACTGCGGCTCCGCCGAAAATGTGAAGCCAAAAGCGCGAGCGCAAAGTCAACGCATTCTTTTACATTCTCAAAGAGTTCGCGGTCGTTGCAGCCGCCGACTCCCGGGCCGGACTTATTGTCACTTA
This genomic interval carries:
- a CDS encoding IS5 family transposase, which translates into the protein MQNASFETDLTDAQWEYLKPMLPQPKRLGRPQTDRRIVINAILYVLKGGIPWRLLPQNFPTWKTVYHVFRGWTLDCTWAALNDALRICVREDQGRDPQPSAAIMDSQSVKSDGHGGEVGFDAGKKIKGRKRHILVDTLGLILGVFVTPASCPERDGGQKLLQQVSGWLPRLRKLWADGGYSGDNFAQWVRDHWPELNVEIVKRSDAKKGFAVLPRRWIVERTFGWLMRHRRLVRDYERTESSAQAWIHLAMIRIQLRRLA